One region of Pseudomonas alvandae genomic DNA includes:
- a CDS encoding LysR family transcriptional regulator, with amino-acid sequence MLIPGCHYRLAFTQSILAFIQVINAATHYRLDYPDLSLILALVRGGSLARAARLLAVDVSTVFRSVRRLEAALGQPLFDKSRSGYLPTSLAQALAEQAERAEQALEAARVGVEQGGEVISGTVRLTCSDSVLQALLLPALARFMPAYPALSLELSTSNDFANLSRRDADVALRLTRTPPEHLVGRNLGSVAYRICAGAEYLRSTNTQALASMTWIAPDDFLPDHPTVAWRRQHLPGVVPAYRCNSMLSVTELVRAGLGVAALPDFLIDEGKGLMPLGEPLEGYDTALWLLTRPDCRALRSVVTLFDELGRNLRWR; translated from the coding sequence TTGTTGATTCCTGGTTGCCACTATAGATTGGCGTTCACGCAATCAATATTGGCGTTTATCCAAGTGATCAATGCAGCCACGCACTATCGTCTGGACTATCCCGACCTGTCCCTGATCCTCGCGCTGGTCCGTGGCGGCTCTCTGGCACGGGCGGCTCGACTGCTGGCGGTGGATGTCTCCACCGTCTTTCGCTCGGTGCGTCGTTTGGAGGCCGCCCTCGGCCAGCCCTTGTTCGATAAAAGTCGTTCGGGTTACTTGCCCACGAGCCTGGCCCAGGCGTTGGCCGAACAAGCCGAACGGGCAGAGCAAGCCTTGGAGGCGGCGCGGGTGGGCGTGGAGCAGGGCGGCGAGGTTATCAGCGGGACGGTGCGCCTGACCTGCAGTGACTCAGTCCTGCAAGCCTTGTTGTTGCCGGCACTTGCGCGTTTCATGCCGGCTTATCCGGCGTTGAGCCTTGAACTGAGCACTTCCAACGACTTTGCCAACCTGAGCCGCCGCGATGCCGACGTTGCGTTGCGATTGACCCGTACACCGCCGGAGCATCTGGTCGGTCGAAACCTGGGCAGTGTGGCTTACCGGATATGTGCCGGGGCCGAGTATCTGCGCTCGACGAATACCCAGGCGCTGGCTTCCATGACGTGGATCGCGCCGGACGATTTCCTGCCCGATCACCCCACTGTGGCCTGGCGTCGTCAACATCTACCCGGCGTGGTGCCCGCCTATCGCTGTAACAGCATGCTCTCGGTCACCGAGCTGGTGCGGGCCGGCCTGGGGGTTGCGGCGCTGCCGGACTTTCTGATCGATGAAGGCAAGGGCCTGATGCCTTTGGGCGAACCGCTGGAGGGTTACGACACGGCGCTGTGGCTGCTGACCCGTCCGGACTGCCGGGCCTTGCGTTCGGTGGTGACCTTGTTCGACGAGTTGGGGCGCAATCTGCGCTGGCGCTGA
- a CDS encoding TetR/AcrR family transcriptional regulator: protein MTAPQRLTERKREAILQAAIAEFRSSGFEVTSMDRIAATAGVSKRTVYNHFPSKEELFAEILNRLWNSITAEQDMPYRSQAPLRKQLQTLLQAKLQLLADENFLDLARIAIAATIHSPERAQDMVSRMGEREEGLTAWIRQAQADGRLKPVEPAFAAQQMHGLLKTFAFWPQVSMGQPSLTQEEQSRVIESALDMFLSRYET, encoded by the coding sequence ATGACCGCACCGCAACGCCTCACCGAGCGAAAACGCGAAGCCATCCTCCAAGCCGCGATTGCTGAATTCCGTAGCAGCGGTTTCGAGGTCACCAGCATGGACAGGATCGCGGCGACTGCCGGCGTATCCAAACGCACGGTGTACAACCATTTCCCGAGCAAGGAAGAACTGTTTGCCGAAATCCTGAATCGGTTATGGAACAGCATCACTGCGGAACAAGACATGCCCTACCGCTCTCAGGCGCCACTACGCAAGCAACTGCAAACGCTGTTGCAAGCCAAACTGCAGCTGCTGGCGGACGAGAATTTCCTCGACCTGGCACGCATTGCCATCGCCGCGACGATTCACTCCCCGGAGCGAGCACAAGACATGGTGTCGCGCATGGGTGAACGCGAAGAAGGTCTGACGGCCTGGATTCGCCAGGCCCAGGCCGATGGTCGGTTGAAACCAGTGGAGCCAGCCTTCGCCGCCCAACAGATGCATGGGCTGCTCAAGACGTTCGCGTTCTGGCCGCAGGTTTCAATGGGCCAACCGAGCCTGACTCAGGAGGAGCAGAGCCGGGTGATCGAGTCGGCGCTCGATATGTTCCTGAGTCGCTACGAGACCTGA
- a CDS encoding MBL fold metallo-hydrolase: MTISSPDNPASRHEQGKYRNHAFTPREGFGTTLRIIWNMIFHKPHSTRPAGAIDVRPLTRAALLAAPNHSVFRLGHSTVLLKLRDKFWLTDPVFSERASPVQWAGPKRFHQPPISLEELPPIEAVILSHDHYDHLDHQAILKLATKTRHFLAPLGVGDTLIKWGVDASKVRQLDWWQGTEVDGIEFIATPSQHFSGRGLFDSNSTLWASWVMIDGATRIFFSGDTGYFDGFKRIGERYGPFDLTLMETGAYNVDWPHVHMQPEQTLRAHIDLKGRWLLPIHNGTFDLAMHAWYEPFDRILALAWERNVCITTPQMGEAFTLTQPQSGRAWWLDVESSTYQDQAGIA, translated from the coding sequence ATGACCATTTCTTCTCCGGATAACCCTGCATCGCGACATGAACAGGGCAAGTATCGCAATCATGCCTTCACACCGCGCGAAGGCTTTGGCACCACCCTGCGCATCATCTGGAACATGATCTTCCACAAGCCGCACTCCACCCGTCCTGCGGGTGCCATCGACGTTCGACCGTTGACACGTGCCGCGTTGCTGGCCGCGCCGAACCACAGCGTCTTCCGCCTGGGCCATTCCACCGTGCTGCTCAAGCTGCGGGATAAATTCTGGCTCACAGACCCCGTTTTCTCCGAGCGCGCCTCACCTGTGCAATGGGCCGGCCCCAAGCGTTTTCACCAACCGCCCATCAGCCTGGAAGAATTGCCGCCCATCGAAGCGGTGATCCTCTCCCATGATCATTACGACCACCTCGACCATCAGGCCATTCTCAAGCTGGCGACCAAGACCCGCCACTTCCTGGCGCCCCTGGGCGTAGGCGACACCCTGATCAAATGGGGTGTCGACGCCAGCAAGGTGCGCCAGTTGGACTGGTGGCAGGGCACCGAGGTTGACGGCATCGAATTCATAGCCACGCCCTCCCAGCATTTTTCCGGACGCGGCCTGTTCGACAGCAACAGTACCCTGTGGGCCTCGTGGGTCATGATCGACGGCGCCACACGAATCTTCTTCAGCGGCGATACCGGTTACTTTGACGGTTTCAAGCGCATCGGCGAACGATACGGCCCGTTCGATCTGACGCTGATGGAAACCGGCGCCTATAACGTCGATTGGCCTCATGTCCACATGCAGCCGGAGCAAACCTTGCGGGCCCATATCGATCTCAAGGGCCGTTGGCTGTTGCCAATCCACAACGGCACGTTCGACCTGGCGATGCATGCCTGGTATGAACCCTTCGATCGCATCCTGGCCCTGGCCTGGGAACGCAACGTCTGCATCACCACGCCCCAAATGGGCGAAGCTTTCACACTGACGCAACCACAATCTGGCCGCGCCTGGTGGCTGGACGTGGAATCCTCGACGTATCAAGACCAAGCTGGGATCGCCTAG